The following coding sequences are from one Flavobacteriales bacterium window:
- the era gene encoding GTPase Era, with product MEHKAGYVNIIGNPNVGKSTLMNALVGERLSIITSKAQTTRHRILGIVNDEEHQIIFSDTPGVMQPAYKLQENMMDFVHSAFQDADILVYMVETGEKGLKDEKLFERLKNTDLPVLLLLNKIDAVEQDFVKEQILFWKDLLPNAEIHPISALNKFNLDLVMSRIKALLPVSPPYFEKDALTDKSERFFVSETIREKILKYYKKEIPYSVEIEVEEFFDEEKIIKIRAIIFVARESQKGIIIGHKGRALKKVGTLARRDMETFFQKKIFLDLYVKVNKDWRNDDNQLKRFGYNNQ from the coding sequence ATGGAGCACAAAGCAGGATATGTCAATATTATTGGAAACCCTAACGTAGGGAAGTCCACACTAATGAATGCTTTGGTGGGAGAGCGTTTGTCCATTATCACTTCAAAAGCACAGACGACACGACACCGTATTTTAGGAATCGTAAATGACGAGGAGCATCAGATTATTTTTTCTGATACTCCGGGTGTTATGCAACCAGCCTACAAGCTGCAAGAGAATATGATGGACTTTGTTCATAGTGCTTTTCAAGATGCTGACATTCTTGTTTACATGGTAGAAACAGGAGAGAAAGGACTAAAAGATGAGAAGCTTTTTGAACGTTTGAAAAATACCGATTTACCTGTTTTACTCTTGCTTAACAAAATTGATGCCGTAGAACAAGACTTCGTTAAAGAGCAAATTTTATTTTGGAAAGACCTTTTGCCCAATGCCGAGATACACCCTATATCGGCACTCAACAAATTCAATCTGGATTTGGTCATGTCACGTATAAAAGCCTTGCTGCCAGTATCGCCACCATATTTTGAGAAAGACGCTCTAACCGATAAGTCCGAGCGTTTTTTTGTGAGCGAAACCATAAGAGAAAAGATACTTAAGTACTACAAAAAGGAAATTCCTTATTCGGTTGAAATTGAGGTCGAGGAGTTTTTTGACGAGGAAAAGATAATAAAGATTAGAGCCATTATCTTTGTGGCAAGAGAGTCTCAAAAAGGAATTATTATAGGACACAAAGGAAGAGCCTTGAAAAAAGTAGGTACTTTGGCTCGAAGAGATATGGAAACCTTTTTTCAGAAAAAGATATTTTTAGATTTGTATGTCAAGGTCAATAAAGATTGGCGTAATGACGATAATCAGCTGAAGCGATTTGGCTATAACAACCAATAA